AGGCGGAAATGGCGACGACCACGGCAACGCGCGGCAAGAACGGACGGTTCACGGGTTCGACTGCGAAGGGCGGCAGCAATTTCGGCATGGTCGCCGGCGCGGTTGCGGGCGGCGCTGCGCTCGGGATCCTCGCCATGTTCGGCCGCAAGGCTGCCGTGCAGGCGCCGACGGCCCTCGCCGGCAATTGGGACGAGGCTCTGGTCCTCGAGCACCAGGCGACGCTCAAGGTGTTCGACGCGATCGAGGCGACCGACGAGAATAATACTATCAAGCGCTCGATGCTGCTCTCGCATCTGAAGCACGCGCTGCTCAAGCACGCGGTCGAGGAAGAGAATGTGATCTATCCCGCGCTCCGCGAAATCGGCCAGCGCGAGGCCGCCGATGCCCTCACCAAGGAGCATGGCTATGTGAAGCAGTATCTCTACGAGCTGGAGAACACGCCCAACGCCTCGCCGCAATGGATCGCCAAGGTCCGCGAGTTCCGCGCGGAGATCGAGGAGCATATGCAGGAAGAGGAGATGCACCTCTTCCCGATGCTGCGCAGCCAGCTCTCCGACGAACGCAACAAGGCGCTGACGCTGACGATGAACAAGGAAGGCTTCAAGGTCGCCTGACCGGCAGAGGGAGGGGCAACCCTCCCTCGCGAACGCGAGTGCGGACTACCGCCCCGAAACGCTGTTCCGCTCGCTCTCCGGCATCAGCCCTTCGAGCACTGCCCAGAACCCGCCGACCGCACCCTGGCCTGCGCTCGAATAGGCAGTAGACATCTTTTCGCGCAACGCATCGAACAGCTCGGCTTCGAGCGCGGCGCCGGCGGGCGTCAGCCGCAACAGCCGCTGCCGCCGGTCGCGATCGCCGGTCCGCGTCTCGACCATGCCGCGGTCGGCCAGCTCCCCGAGCACGCGGCCCAGCGACTGTTTGGTGATCCCCAGGATCGCAAGCAATTCGCTCACCGTCAGGTCGGGCTGGCGCGCGATGAAATAGAGCGCGCGATGATGCGCCCGGCCCAGCCCCTGCTTGGCGAGCCCCGCGTCGATCGAGCGCGTGAGATTGGCGTAACCGAAATAGAGCAGCTCGATACCGCGGCGGATTTCGGGCTCGCGCAGGAACAGCGGCGAGGCAGGAATTGGGGCAGCCATGTTGACCATTCTAGCCTTGCGCCCTAGTCCTCCGCAAGCCGATCCGGTCGATGGCCGGCGACTCATTGGAAGGGTGCAATGCAAGACGCGACGATCCTGGATTTCGAGTTCGAAGCCCATACGAGCCCGGTCGCCGTGGCCGATCGTGCCGCGCTCCTCGCCAATCCCGGTTTCGGCAAGATCTTCACCGATCACATGGCGGTGATCCGCTATCACGCCGACAAGGGCTGGCACGATGCGCGCATCCAGCCGCGCGGCCCGATCCAGCTCGATCCCGCCTGTGCCGTGCTTCATTATGCGCAGGAGATTTTCGAAGGCCTCAAGGCCTATCGCATGCCCGATGGCGGCGCGACGCTGTTCCGCGCCGATGCCAATGCCCGCCGTTTCGCCGAGTCGGCACGGCGCATGGCGATGCCCCCGGTGCCCGAGGCGTTGTTCCTGTCCTCGATCCGCGAACTGGTCCGCGTCGACCGCGACTGGATCCCCGAAGGCGAGGGCGCGTCGCTCTATCTGCGCCCCTTCATGTTCGCCAGCGAGACCTTCCTGGGCGTTCGCCCCGCACAGGAATATCTCTACATGGTGATCGCGTCGCCGGCCGGCGCCTATTTCAAGGGCGGCGCGCCGTCGGTCACCTTGTGGGTCTCCGAACATTATACCCGCGCAGCGCCCGGCGGGACCGGTGCGGCCAAGTGTGGCGGCAATTATGCTGCCAGCCTTGTGGCCCAGGCCGAAGCGATCGGCCATGACTGCGACCAGGTCGTCTTCCTCGACGCCGCGGAGAATCGCTATGTCGAGGAACTGGGGGGCATGAACGTGTTCTTCGTGTTCGACGACGGATCGATCCAGACTCCGCCGCTCACCGGCACGATCCTTCCCGGGATCACGCGCGAATCGCTGCTTGCCCTGGCACGCGACGCCGGCATCACGGTTCGCGAAGAGCGCTACAGCCTCGACGAATGGAAGGCCGACGCCGCCACTGGCCGGCTACGCGAAGCCTTTGCCTGCGGCACCGCCGCGGTGGTCACCCCGATCGGCCGGGTGCAGGGCCACGGCTTCGATTTCTCGATCGGCAATGGCGGTCCGGGCCTGCTCACCGAGAAGCTCCGCCAGCAACTTGTATCGATTCAGCGCGGAACCGCATCCGATCCGCACGGCTGGGTTGAACGCGTCTTCTAAGGCCGTATAAGCCCGCTTCCCGTTGGGGCGTCGCCAAGTGGTAAGGCAGCGGCTTTTGATGCCGCCATTCGCAGGTTCGAATCCTGCCGCCCCAGCCAGACCTCGTTTCGAATTGCCGGCATTGCATCTTTTCGCGATGCAGCGTCTTCGATCAGCGCGCCGCCCGATCGGGATGCGAGAGCCCCACGGCATGCGATGCCCTAACCACAACCGGCGTCTTTCGCGCCCGCCGGGTCATGCAGGGCGGCGTTTGCTTCCAAGACGCGGAGGGCTCGGCCTGCGCCGACGCAGTGACCGGACGCTGCGCAGCGGGTAGCGGTGCGGACGCTCAGCTGGCCAAGGTCTTCGCCCAGCCCGGCTGCAGACTGTCACGAACCCAGTCGTCGAAGCGGAGCGCGGAGATGCGGGCGTCGGGGCCGGGCAGCAGCGATCGCTTGCCGAGCACGGCGCCGAAATAGCGGGCGTCGATGTCGGCGACGACGCGGCGTCCGTCTTCGTACGCCGTCGCAATCTTGCCTGCGATTTCGTCGAGACGAAACTGTTC
This genomic stretch from Sphingomonas sp. LM7 harbors:
- a CDS encoding hemerythrin domain-containing protein, whose product is MATTTATRGKNGRFTGSTAKGGSNFGMVAGAVAGGAALGILAMFGRKAAVQAPTALAGNWDEALVLEHQATLKVFDAIEATDENNTIKRSMLLSHLKHALLKHAVEEENVIYPALREIGQREAADALTKEHGYVKQYLYELENTPNASPQWIAKVREFRAEIEEHMQEEEMHLFPMLRSQLSDERNKALTLTMNKEGFKVA
- a CDS encoding branched-chain amino acid aminotransferase, which translates into the protein MQDATILDFEFEAHTSPVAVADRAALLANPGFGKIFTDHMAVIRYHADKGWHDARIQPRGPIQLDPACAVLHYAQEIFEGLKAYRMPDGGATLFRADANARRFAESARRMAMPPVPEALFLSSIRELVRVDRDWIPEGEGASLYLRPFMFASETFLGVRPAQEYLYMVIASPAGAYFKGGAPSVTLWVSEHYTRAAPGGTGAAKCGGNYAASLVAQAEAIGHDCDQVVFLDAAENRYVEELGGMNVFFVFDDGSIQTPPLTGTILPGITRESLLALARDAGITVREERYSLDEWKADAATGRLREAFACGTAAVVTPIGRVQGHGFDFSIGNGGPGLLTEKLRQQLVSIQRGTASDPHGWVERVF
- a CDS encoding helix-turn-helix domain-containing protein, translated to MAAPIPASPLFLREPEIRRGIELLYFGYANLTRSIDAGLAKQGLGRAHHRALYFIARQPDLTVSELLAILGITKQSLGRVLGELADRGMVETRTGDRDRRQRLLRLTPAGAALEAELFDALREKMSTAYSSAGQGAVGGFWAVLEGLMPESERNSVSGR